One stretch of Tenuifilum sp. 4138str DNA includes these proteins:
- the dnaN gene encoding DNA polymerase III subunit beta: MKFVVSSTMLLSHLSVVSRVISSKNTLPILDNFLFKLEGNELEITASDLESTLTTKITLDNVMGDGSIAIPFKILIDTLKEFSEQPLTFEIDPGSLAVVIHSENGQFNIVGQPADDFPKPAELSPESKVSVKVAADVMLNGITKTIFATADDEMRPVMNGIFVELTAEGMTFVASDSHKLVRYRRKDVQVEEFSSFILPKKPANLLKSILVKETGSVNVEFDSKNARFTMSGYTLVCRLVEGEYPNYSAVIPVDNPNRMIIDRVDFYNSVRRVSIYSNAASNLIKLGLTSNQCEVSAQDLDFSVSAFERLNCDYQGDEMEIGFKSAFLVEILANLSSTEVVLSMSDPSRAGLIFPHQNENPDEDVLMLLMPMMIGA, encoded by the coding sequence ATGAAATTTGTTGTATCAAGCACCATGCTACTGAGCCACTTATCGGTGGTAAGCAGGGTAATCAGCAGCAAGAACACCCTACCAATTCTCGACAACTTCTTATTCAAGTTGGAAGGTAATGAGCTGGAAATCACAGCATCTGACCTTGAATCGACACTTACAACAAAAATTACCCTCGATAACGTTATGGGTGATGGTTCAATTGCAATTCCCTTTAAAATTCTTATCGATACCCTAAAGGAATTCTCGGAGCAACCCCTTACTTTCGAAATTGACCCAGGTTCCCTTGCAGTTGTTATTCACTCGGAGAATGGACAGTTCAACATTGTTGGCCAACCCGCCGATGATTTTCCAAAGCCCGCTGAGCTTAGCCCAGAGAGTAAAGTTAGTGTTAAGGTAGCTGCCGACGTTATGCTTAATGGTATTACCAAAACCATTTTTGCCACCGCCGACGACGAGATGCGCCCCGTGATGAACGGTATTTTTGTTGAGTTAACCGCTGAAGGGATGACCTTTGTTGCTTCCGACTCGCACAAGCTGGTTCGCTACCGCCGTAAGGATGTACAGGTTGAAGAGTTTTCATCGTTCATTCTACCCAAAAAACCTGCTAACCTGCTAAAGTCAATTCTTGTAAAGGAAACCGGCTCAGTAAATGTTGAGTTCGATAGTAAGAATGCTCGCTTTACCATGAGCGGTTACACCCTGGTTTGCCGTTTGGTTGAAGGGGAATACCCCAACTATAGCGCCGTAATTCCTGTTGATAACCCAAACCGTATGATTATTGACAGGGTTGATTTTTATAACTCGGTTCGTCGCGTTTCAATCTATTCAAACGCAGCCAGCAACCTTATTAAGCTAGGCTTAACATCTAACCAGTGCGAGGTTTCAGCTCAAGACCTTGATTTCTCAGTTTCGGCTTTCGAGCGCTTAAACTGCGATTACCAAGGCGATGAAATGGAGATAGGCTTTAAATCAGCCTTTTTGGTGGAGATTCTGGCAAACCTTTCCTCAACCGAGGTGGTACTTTCCATGTCCGATCCCTCCCGTGCAGGGCTCATTTTCCCTCACCAAAACGAAAACCCCGACGAAGATGTCCTTATGCTTCTAATGCCAATGATGATTGGTGCTTAG
- a CDS encoding fumarylacetoacetate hydrolase family protein, giving the protein MKIICIGRNYRDHAKEMHADVPEVPVFFIKPDNCLLRNNQPFFYPDFTSDLQYELEVVLRINRLGRSIKQKFAHRYYDAITLGIDFTARDLQRECKAKGLPWEISKAFDYSAPIGTFIPKDELGDLNGLNFRLELNGKVVQQGNTANMIFGYDELISYVSRFITFRTGDLLFTGTPSGVGPVNVGDRLQAYLNDRLMLDFFIK; this is encoded by the coding sequence ATGAAAATCATTTGCATTGGTAGAAACTATAGGGATCATGCTAAGGAAATGCATGCCGATGTGCCTGAGGTTCCGGTATTCTTTATTAAGCCCGATAATTGTTTGCTTCGCAATAATCAACCTTTTTTTTATCCTGATTTTACAAGCGATTTGCAGTATGAACTAGAAGTTGTGCTTCGAATTAATAGGTTAGGGCGGAGTATCAAGCAAAAGTTTGCACACCGTTACTACGATGCCATAACCCTTGGTATCGATTTCACTGCTCGTGACTTACAGCGCGAGTGTAAAGCAAAAGGATTACCCTGGGAAATATCCAAAGCGTTCGACTATTCTGCTCCCATAGGAACTTTTATCCCCAAAGATGAACTGGGCGATTTAAATGGCTTAAACTTTCGGCTTGAGCTAAACGGAAAGGTAGTACAGCAAGGGAATACTGCAAACATGATTTTTGGCTACGATGAGCTTATTTCGTACGTTTCACGATTCATAACCTTCAGAACTGGCGATCTTCTTTTTACCGGCACCCCAAGCGGTGTAGGGCCTGTTAACGTTGGCGATAGGCTACAAGCCTATTTGAA
- a CDS encoding methyltransferase family protein: MALIETFRRQGDFLFRYRSYLPVLLILAGIGYYVYLLVTKQYSYNAFYFFACFVVSFIGLVIRAITIGYTPKNTSGRNTKEQVADTVNTSGMYSLVRHPLYLGNFFMWFGLALLTKSYWFVISFLLVYWLYYERIMYAEEFFLRNKFGSDYLNWADNVPTFIPRRFRWRSPNNYFSIRNVIKRESIGLFKLVLLFFVFQYIHDVVSNGGKLLELSSWGRVWFIAFIIVGIIYLTLRTIRKKTRLLDVDGR, from the coding sequence ATGGCATTGATTGAAACATTCCGTCGCCAAGGCGACTTTCTTTTTAGGTATCGCAGCTATTTACCAGTGCTTTTAATTTTAGCAGGAATAGGTTACTATGTTTACCTCCTGGTAACCAAGCAGTATTCATATAATGCATTTTACTTCTTTGCTTGCTTTGTGGTGAGCTTTATTGGACTGGTTATACGCGCTATTACCATTGGCTACACCCCAAAGAATACTTCAGGAAGGAATACCAAGGAGCAGGTTGCCGATACGGTTAATACTTCAGGAATGTACTCGTTAGTACGCCATCCGCTTTACCTTGGCAATTTTTTCATGTGGTTTGGCCTTGCCCTTCTTACTAAGAGCTACTGGTTTGTCATATCTTTCCTTTTAGTTTACTGGCTCTACTACGAACGAATAATGTACGCCGAGGAATTTTTCCTACGCAACAAGTTTGGTTCGGATTACCTCAATTGGGCCGATAACGTTCCCACTTTTATTCCGCGCAGGTTCAGGTGGCGCTCACCAAACAATTACTTTTCCATCCGTAATGTAATTAAGCGCGAGAGCATAGGGCTTTTCAAGTTAGTGCTACTATTTTTTGTTTTTCAGTACATACACGATGTGGTTTCAAATGGGGGTAAACTCCTTGAGCTAAGTTCGTGGGGTAGGGTGTGGTTCATTGCCTTTATTATTGTCGGCATAATTTACCTGACTTTACGAACTATCAGAAAGAAAACCCGTTTGCTCGATGTGGATGGTCGTTAA
- a CDS encoding exonuclease domain-containing protein produces MGLNIKNPLVVFDLETTGIDVVKDRIVEIAVLKVFPNGNRESKVRRVNPEMPIPPEATAVHGITDDDVKDAPTFKEIAKSLANYIEGCDFAGFNSNKFDLPLLAEEFLRAGVDIDLKKRKFIDVQTIFHKMEKRTLAAAYKFYLDKNLVNAHSAEADTLATFEILCAQVERYPELKNDVDFLSEFSSFNRNVDFAGRIILDDKGVEVFNFGKHKGKPVAEVLKAEPSYYSWMMNGEFPLYTKKVLTNIYLKMKQK; encoded by the coding sequence ATGGGATTAAATATTAAGAACCCGCTGGTAGTATTCGACCTGGAAACCACCGGAATTGATGTTGTTAAGGATAGAATAGTTGAAATTGCTGTGCTAAAGGTATTCCCTAACGGAAACCGGGAATCAAAGGTTAGGCGCGTAAATCCTGAAATGCCTATACCACCTGAGGCTACCGCTGTCCATGGAATAACCGACGACGATGTAAAAGATGCGCCAACCTTTAAGGAGATAGCAAAATCGTTGGCAAACTATATTGAGGGTTGCGATTTTGCTGGTTTCAACTCCAACAAGTTCGATTTACCTCTTTTGGCCGAAGAGTTCCTCCGTGCTGGGGTTGATATCGATTTGAAAAAACGCAAGTTTATCGATGTTCAAACCATTTTCCATAAAATGGAAAAGAGAACCCTGGCTGCAGCATACAAGTTTTACCTCGATAAGAACTTGGTGAATGCCCACAGCGCCGAAGCAGATACCCTTGCCACCTTCGAAATCCTATGCGCTCAGGTTGAACGGTATCCTGAGCTAAAAAACGATGTCGATTTTCTTTCGGAGTTCAGCTCTTTTAATCGCAATGTCGATTTTGCTGGCCGTATCATTCTCGATGACAAAGGCGTTGAGGTATTTAACTTTGGAAAGCACAAAGGTAAGCCTGTTGCAGAAGTATTAAAGGCTGAACCCAGCTACTACTCATGGATGATGAATGGCGAATTCCCCTTGTACACCAAAAAGGTACTCACTAACATCTACTTAAAAATGAAACAAAAATAA
- a CDS encoding diacylglycerol/lipid kinase family protein — protein sequence MADPITKSTRKRILFIVNPISGTRGKESILHIINNTIDNETFEPEILFTRKKGDALQIISEKIAEGFKYFVAVGGDGTVNEVGSAIINTDCVMGIIPLGSGNGLARHLRIPLDAAKAIQVINKLRVESIDYGLVNGLPFFCTCGVGFDAHIGYRFAKEKGRGFFNYVKVALTDFISYKPKKYKVKIDGTQKMKVKAFLITCANASQYGNNAYIAPNADIQDGLLDIAIMSPINLLQAPAIGAMLFTRTINKSTVLQTGKAQKVVIKRKREDVVHFDGEPIIMDRKIKITVVNKGLRIIVP from the coding sequence ATGGCTGATCCCATTACAAAGTCCACCCGCAAAAGAATACTTTTTATTGTAAATCCCATTTCTGGAACACGCGGTAAGGAAAGTATACTGCACATTATCAATAATACAATTGACAACGAGACATTTGAGCCCGAAATCCTCTTCACCCGTAAAAAGGGCGATGCTTTACAGATTATAAGTGAAAAAATTGCCGAGGGGTTCAAGTATTTTGTTGCAGTTGGTGGCGACGGAACGGTTAACGAGGTAGGCAGTGCCATTATAAACACGGATTGTGTAATGGGTATTATACCTTTAGGTTCGGGCAATGGTCTTGCAAGGCACCTAAGAATCCCGCTTGATGCAGCCAAAGCAATACAGGTGATAAATAAGCTTAGGGTTGAATCAATAGATTACGGGCTCGTAAACGGGTTACCATTCTTTTGTACCTGTGGCGTGGGTTTTGATGCTCATATTGGTTACCGCTTTGCCAAAGAGAAAGGCCGAGGTTTTTTTAACTATGTTAAGGTGGCGTTAACTGACTTTATTAGTTACAAACCCAAGAAGTACAAGGTTAAAATTGATGGCACACAAAAAATGAAAGTGAAAGCCTTTCTTATTACGTGTGCCAACGCATCGCAATATGGCAATAATGCGTATATAGCACCAAATGCCGATATACAGGATGGGCTACTCGATATAGCCATTATGTCGCCCATAAATCTGCTTCAAGCACCAGCCATTGGTGCAATGCTATTCACCCGAACCATTAATAAAAGCACGGTTCTACAAACCGGCAAGGCCCAAAAGGTTGTAATAAAGCGAAAACGCGAAGATGTGGTTCACTTTGATGGTGAACCCATTATAATGGATAGAAAAATTAAGATTACAGTAGTGAATAAGGGGTTAAGGATTATTGTACCTTAA